From Burkholderia sp. WP9, a single genomic window includes:
- a CDS encoding DEAD/DEAH box helicase, with the protein MSSVFFDRERIAEWLGDHTVAKARSVGPVTHVKWHGATLSGDVQGTQRLPYQTRVRFRTDGGSPWAQGDCSCPVGRNCKHVAALLLAELNYHDEMDHITHVEPDEGDTARDLPGAPMANVGPPSGVRPELVSWLERFRARAEAADADAQKASAPRSQTLAYRLNWSSFHMRHEVVLYRARCDAHGAIIAVDEPWGNVEAALLKQPKFVSDEDLSILRGLWLGRSREDFGQFILRGTSGAEMLQKLIATGRLFFDFTPGSGHDGPAPLTRGADRPGRIEWEPLADERLRPVLCTEPRASMVLPTEPVWYVDGVANEAGIVQSSLPFQQLPDYLAMPPISLAEAPLVASVLREIAPELPLPPTHDASAIRVIDVDPVPVLTLNSHALPSATSKAGLRQSAAVELAGVSFDYDGVSINVDSSVTLVPMPGGDVIHIRRRYEAEKKRLLELRKTGLQKVPTSRVYASRLLPDTMLGLPDAEAWTAFVNDAVPELVSKGWRVTMAPEFRYNVIEIDAIEGTAHQAGDGWFDLEMGIRIGERNVRLEPLLADLFRRDRRWLSGALEAIADDEPIELKTEENKRLRLRADRLKPVVRVLVDLFDALGGSLADGAPLRVASVDAGRLEALNGTGRWQFRGEDSIRQLAQRLQAGPGLREVAVPRGLKAELRVYQQQGLNWMQFLREHDLAGVLADDMGLGKTVQTLAHILAEKEAGRLNRPVLIVVPTTLVHNWREEARRFAPELKVLVLNGPQRKERFEQIGEHELILTTYALLWRDQKVLAEHEYHLLILDEAQYVKNATTKAAQAIRGLRARHRLCLTGTPLENHLGELWSQFDFLLPGFLGSQKDFTKRWRNPIEKNGDGVRRALLARRIRPFMLRRRKDEVAKELPAKTTIVCSVDLEGAQRDLYETVRTAMQEKVRAAVSAQGLARSHIIVLDALLKLRQVCCDPRLVRTLKTTGEAGEGPDSRDRVDKVEKGARAMRSAKLDLLLSMLPELIEEGRRVLLFSQFTGMLSLIAEALEEAAIPYVVLTGDTADRVTPVERFQQGEVPLFLISLKAGGVGLNLTAADTVIHYDPWWNPAAENQATDRAHRLGQDKPVFVYKLIAAGSIEEKIVELQEQKAGLADSILSEDAAGAAKFSDDDLDALFAPMPEIEGGR; encoded by the coding sequence ATGTGAAATGGCACGGCGCCACGCTGAGCGGCGACGTGCAGGGCACGCAGCGGCTTCCCTATCAAACGCGCGTGCGCTTTCGTACCGATGGCGGTTCGCCCTGGGCGCAGGGCGATTGCAGTTGTCCGGTCGGCCGCAACTGCAAGCACGTTGCCGCGTTGCTGCTCGCCGAGCTGAACTATCACGACGAGATGGACCATATCACTCACGTCGAGCCGGACGAGGGCGATACCGCGCGCGACCTGCCGGGCGCGCCGATGGCTAACGTCGGGCCGCCGTCAGGCGTGCGGCCGGAACTGGTCAGTTGGCTCGAACGTTTTCGCGCCCGCGCCGAGGCTGCGGATGCGGACGCCCAGAAGGCGAGTGCGCCGCGCTCGCAGACCCTGGCTTACCGGCTGAACTGGTCCAGCTTCCACATGCGCCACGAGGTCGTGCTGTACCGCGCGCGCTGCGATGCGCACGGCGCGATCATCGCGGTCGACGAACCTTGGGGCAATGTGGAAGCGGCGCTCCTCAAACAGCCGAAGTTCGTCTCCGACGAAGACCTGTCGATCCTGCGCGGCCTGTGGCTCGGCCGCTCACGCGAGGACTTCGGACAGTTCATCCTGCGCGGCACGAGCGGTGCGGAGATGCTGCAGAAGCTGATCGCAACCGGCCGGCTGTTCTTCGATTTCACGCCCGGCTCCGGTCACGACGGACCCGCGCCGCTCACGCGCGGCGCCGACCGGCCCGGCCGGATCGAATGGGAGCCGCTCGCTGACGAGCGCCTGCGGCCCGTGCTGTGCACCGAGCCGCGCGCGAGCATGGTGCTGCCCACCGAACCGGTCTGGTATGTGGACGGCGTCGCGAATGAAGCTGGCATCGTTCAATCGTCGTTGCCGTTCCAGCAGTTGCCGGATTACCTCGCCATGCCGCCTATCTCGCTCGCCGAAGCGCCGCTGGTCGCCTCGGTGCTGCGCGAGATCGCGCCCGAGTTGCCGCTGCCGCCCACGCACGACGCGTCCGCGATTCGCGTGATCGACGTCGATCCCGTGCCGGTGCTCACGCTCAACAGCCACGCGCTGCCGTCGGCGACGAGCAAGGCGGGCTTGCGTCAATCCGCAGCGGTCGAGCTGGCGGGCGTCAGTTTCGATTACGACGGCGTGAGCATCAATGTCGACAGCAGCGTGACGCTCGTGCCAATGCCGGGCGGCGACGTGATTCATATCCGCCGCCGCTACGAGGCCGAGAAAAAGCGTCTGCTCGAACTGCGCAAGACCGGCTTGCAGAAGGTGCCGACCAGCCGCGTCTACGCGTCGCGCCTGCTGCCCGACACCATGCTCGGCCTGCCCGATGCCGAGGCGTGGACCGCGTTCGTCAACGACGCCGTGCCGGAGCTCGTGAGCAAGGGCTGGCGCGTGACGATGGCGCCCGAGTTCCGCTACAACGTCATCGAAATCGATGCGATCGAAGGCACCGCGCATCAGGCTGGCGACGGCTGGTTCGATCTGGAGATGGGTATCCGCATCGGCGAGCGCAACGTGCGGCTCGAACCGCTGCTTGCCGACCTGTTCCGGCGCGACCGGCGCTGGCTGAGCGGCGCGCTCGAAGCCATTGCCGACGACGAGCCGATCGAGTTGAAGACCGAGGAGAACAAGCGTTTGCGCTTGCGCGCCGACCGTCTGAAGCCGGTGGTGCGCGTGCTCGTCGATCTGTTCGACGCGCTCGGCGGCTCGCTCGCCGACGGTGCGCCGCTGCGTGTGGCGTCCGTCGACGCGGGCCGGCTGGAGGCGTTGAACGGCACCGGCCGCTGGCAATTTCGCGGCGAAGATTCGATCCGGCAACTGGCGCAGCGTCTGCAGGCCGGTCCGGGGCTGCGCGAGGTGGCGGTGCCTCGCGGCCTGAAGGCCGAACTGCGCGTCTATCAGCAACAGGGCTTGAACTGGATGCAGTTTCTGCGCGAACACGATCTCGCCGGCGTACTCGCCGACGACATGGGTCTGGGCAAGACGGTGCAGACGCTTGCCCATATCCTCGCGGAGAAAGAAGCGGGGCGTCTGAACCGACCCGTGCTGATCGTCGTGCCGACCACGCTCGTGCACAACTGGCGCGAGGAAGCGCGACGCTTCGCGCCCGAACTGAAGGTGCTGGTGTTGAACGGCCCGCAGCGCAAGGAGCGTTTCGAGCAGATCGGCGAACACGAACTGATTCTGACCACCTACGCGCTGCTGTGGCGCGATCAGAAGGTGCTCGCCGAGCATGAGTATCACCTGCTGATTCTCGACGAAGCGCAGTACGTGAAGAACGCCACCACCAAAGCCGCGCAGGCCATTCGCGGTTTGCGCGCGCGGCATCGGCTGTGTTTGACGGGCACGCCGCTCGAGAATCATCTCGGCGAGCTGTGGTCTCAGTTCGATTTTCTGTTGCCGGGGTTTCTCGGCAGCCAGAAAGACTTCACCAAACGCTGGCGCAATCCGATCGAGAAGAACGGCGACGGCGTGCGCCGCGCGTTGCTCGCGCGGCGCATCCGGCCGTTCATGCTGCGCCGTCGCAAGGACGAAGTCGCCAAAGAGTTGCCGGCCAAGACCACGATTGTGTGCTCCGTGGACCTGGAAGGCGCGCAGCGCGACCTCTACGAAACCGTGCGCACGGCAATGCAGGAGAAAGTGCGCGCGGCGGTCAGCGCGCAGGGTCTCGCGCGCAGCCACATCATCGTGCTCGATGCGTTGCTGAAGCTGCGCCAGGTGTGCTGCGATCCTCGCCTTGTTCGCACGCTCAAGACCACCGGCGAGGCGGGCGAGGGGCCGGACTCGCGCGACAGAGTGGATAAGGTCGAGAAGGGCGCGCGCGCCATGCGTTCCGCCAAGCTCGACCTGCTCCTGTCGATGCTGCCGGAACTGATCGAGGAAGGGCGCCGCGTGCTGTTGTTCTCGCAGTTCACCGGCATGTTGTCGCTGATCGCCGAAGCGCTCGAAGAAGCCGCCATTCCGTACGTCGTGCTCACCGGCGATACGGCCGATCGCGTGACGCCTGTAGAGCGTTTCCAGCAAGGCGAGGTGCCGTTGTTCCTGATCAGCCTGAAGGCCGGTGGCGTGGGCCTGAACCTGACCGCCGCCGACACGGTGATCCACTACGATCCGTGGTGGAACCCGGCTGCCGAGAATCAGGCAACGGACCGCGCGCATCGGTTGGGGCAGGACAAGCCCGTGTTCGTGTACAAGCTGATTGCGGCGGGCAGCATCGAAGAAAAGATCGTGGAGTTGCAGGAGCAGAAGGCGGGACTGGCCGACAGCATTCTTTCCGAAGACGCCGCCGGCGCCGCCAAGTTCTCGGACGACGACCTCGACGCGCTGTTCGCGCCGATGCCGGAAATCGAAGGCGGCAGATAA